A genomic segment from Triplophysa dalaica isolate WHDGS20190420 chromosome 22, ASM1584641v1, whole genome shotgun sequence encodes:
- the LOC130411866 gene encoding olfactory receptor 51E2-like, with the protein MKSQSSVNLTFVRPATFFINGFSDVPHGKYYYVFLSLVYVVTVFGNSFIMYIIYLARRLHTAKYVAVFHLALSDLCGSSALIPRLMDMFLFNHQEVLYEACLANMFFIYHFMNMQSLTLLALAYDRLIAICFPLRYHAIVTRTAMCLVIAVMWMFSVTYFSVYVSFVNRLSFCKTNVVDSYYCDHGPIYRLACNDNSLNVLITKITFGLLICLPLILIAISYLCICLALRRIAHGGDRKKALKTLTSHLILVAIFYLPTLSLNALGFTTPMHPNARIINNSLTQTIPPMLNPIIYTLKTEEVMQSIKELYKRNNVNVTTEKKDQMLS; encoded by the coding sequence ATGAAGTCACAATCTTCTGTAAATTTAACCTTTGTTCGTCCTGCGACCTTTTTCATTAATGGCTTTTCTGATGTCCCACATGGAAAGTATTACTATGTGTTCTTGTCTTTGGTGTACGTTGTTACTGTTTTTGGGAACTCTTTTATCATGTATATCATCTACTTGGCTCGCAGACTTCACACGGCCAAATACGTCGCTGTGTTTCACTTGGCTTTATCTGATCTCTGCGGAAGCTCTGCTTTAATTCCAAGACTCAtggatatgtttttgtttaatcatCAGGAAGTTTTATATGAGGCCTGCTTGGcgaatatgttttttatataccATTTCATGAACATGCAGTCTTTAACACTACTTGCTTTGGCTTATGACAGACTGATCGctatttgttttcctttgaGGTATCATGCTATTGTAACCAGAACAGCCATGTGTCTGGTAATAGCGGTTATGTGGATGTTTTCTGTGACATATTTCTCTGTATATGTAAGCTTTGTGAATAGACTGTCTTTCTGTAAAACGAATGTGGTCGATAGTTATTATTGTGATCACGGTCCCATCTACAGACTAGCTTGTAATGATAATTCCTTAAATGTTTTGATCACGAAAATTACCTTTGGTCTCTTGATCTGTCTGCCGCTGATACTGATAGCCATTTCATATCTCTGTATATGTTTGGCATTGCGTAGAATTGCACACGGAGGTGACCGGAAAAAAGCCTTGAAAACTTTAACTTCACATCTTATTTTGGTGGCCATTTTTTATCTCCCGACATTAAGCCTTAATGCTCTAGGTTTTACCACACCCATGCATCCAAATGCCCGGATCATTAACAATTCCCTGACACAGACAATACCGCCCATGCTGAATCCAATTATATACACTTTAAAGACAGAAGAGGTCATGCAATCCATAAAAGAACTGTACAAACGCAACAATGTGAATGTTactacagaaaaaaaagatcaaatgctttcatag